The genomic interval GAACCTCAGGAATTCCTCCTGCTCGATGACGACTTGAGCATTTCTCTGGAAGCCTTGTATCGCCATTGGGCCGCTACATTGTTCCGTACAGATACGACAATCTTCACCTTGCCGGTTTTCATGAAAACAGAACCGCGCAGGATGTGGGAAGATGGGGCCTTCTGGGGGCGCTTCATTGATAGCAAGCACGGTTCGGATCGCACCCATGTTGCCCCGCGCCTTCTGCGCCACGGGCTGGTTTTCAATATGTTCGACAATCTGGATTCTCTGGCCGAACCCAACTATCCCGAATATTGCACCTTCATCTTCTTCAGCTTGCCCTGGAAGCTCTTTCAAAGCATAGGCTACCCGCTGGCCATCTTCCTGCGGGGTGACGATATCGAGTATAGCTTGCGCAGCTATGCGATGACCGGTTCGAAAATCATGTCGAACCCCAATCTCCTAGCCTGGCATGAACCGGCCCATTCATATGCGCAAGAATATATGTCCATCTGCCACGGCGTCATCATCAATATGTGCTACGAGCAGGAAAAGCCGAACGCACTGGTCGAGTTCTTCCTCAATCAGGCACTGCGCCACGCCTCCATCAGGGATATCAACGCCCTCAAGCTCTATGTAGAAATTCTGCGTGACCTGATGTCAAAATCCGTCTTTCTGGAAAACGGGTTTGCCACGCACTACATCGCTAAACTCAAATTCTTCAAAGATTTTGATACTGGCTTTCGCCAGCTTACCCATGAAATCATCAACGATCTGCGCGCCTCTCATAGCGACCAGATGGGCGTTCTGGCAGAGCATCCATTTCTCTATCCCAATATCGAGAACAGACCCAATATCCGAACGGTAATTCTGCATAACCCACACAGCAAAAGCTACTTCATCTACCCGTTTGATGACATCGAGCGGACGAAGGAAGTATCGCAGATACTGTCTGAGCTCTATGCGCTGATCAATGAATTCTCCAATCGGTATGAAGAGCTGCGCCTGCACTATATCAGCCGCGTCAATCGATCCAGCACCGCCGAATTTTGGGACAAGGAATTGTCAATGCATGACACCCCTGCCACGCTCGCCCACAACAATTGAGGAGATAGACTGCAATGCTCAATATTGGCGTCAAGAAAATCTTCAAAAAAAACACTGCCCCCAATGTCAAGCTCATCCTTCCCGGCATGCAGCCGGATGTCATTGAACATGATGCATTAATTTCCATCGGACTGGGCTGCAAAAATCCGGACAATTACATTGATGGCGTGGTAGCGGAGCAATCTCTAACCATCGTTCAAAAAGAAAATATCGCCCCCTTCATGACAGGACTGATCTGGAGATTGCGCTGGTTGGGAGACGGAACCTGGGCGTTGCTCAACCAAGGGCTGGAGAATGCCGCGCTGACCAATCGCGCACCAGATATCACTTTGGGCAGAATCTTCAACAACTGGTCAACCAAGGATACCAGTTGGTTCATCTATTATGACGAAGAAAGCAGCGGCTACCTTCTGCGCAGCAAGCTGGGTGGATGGCTGACAATGGACGAGCCCGGCGCAGGCCTGCGACTGAACAAGTTCAACGCCGAACACACCGCCAGCCAATACGTCACCATCCAGCATACCGTCGACAGCGTAGGGTCGTCCCTCAGCCCCGCTCACTAGACCGCACAACAATCATTGACCGATATCTCGAGGCGCATGAAAGCAAATGCAAGTCACGTTTAACGGGAATCTTTTTCCTGAAAGGTTCAATTGCCAGATTCTCTATCCCACTGAAATTGCGAAATATTTTTTGAAAGAAAAGCAATATGATGATGTCGAAGAGATTTGCTACTACGCACTCCTCGATCACATGGGGCACCCTCGAATGCGGCGAGAACTCTTCAACTATGCGTTTCACTCCAGCATTTTGGGTAAAAGTGAAATCTCCAGTTTCTTGAAAAAATGCGCCAAGGTGGTGAACCAATATCATCCATGTGAGCTGGTTCGGGGAATCCAACTCGATCAGCTTGAAGTTTCCGATATTTCAGCCAATGATTTTCTTCTCTTGTCATTTGACTATCAGAAGCTCTTTGGAGACAGCATGGGAAAAGGCAACCTATCAGAGGACAAAAAAATCCGTGGAATTCCGAGTAATAATGAAGAATCATGGACTTTCTCAAACGGCTTACTTTCATTCTCCGATGAGACGGGCACCAAAACCAGCATTTACAACAAAAAGCTTAGCCTAAACGGCTCAACTTATTATGCAGGATATTTTGTCGAAACCTGTATTTGCCACATACTAAAGAAAACAGAACAATGAAAAATCTGATTGTTTTCGGCTCATCAAATTCCGAAGTTTTTGACTACTTATTTGGGCGCAACAAACACTATTTTCCTTATTGGGCAGATGGCTGGACAGCTCGAGGCCTGCTACGATCAAAGACGAAGGACTATATTTTACCACTCATTGAAGGCCAGTCTTTGGATAGCAATATCATCCTGAACTACGGAGTATCTGATGTTGATATCTCGACGGGTTTCAAGGGCCAGAATGATGGCTTCTATGACTTCAAAGGCTTCATCAACGAAGCAGCAGAAGGCATTGTAAACCTTGGTAAATATTTGAAAAATTTTGGTTTTTCGAATGTTTACGCCTCAGTTCTCTTCCCTCCGACATTGATGGGAGAGAGCTTTTTCTACCCTCGCTATCATTTTTACCCCTTACCAGTCAGGATCAGGGCACAAATGATGCTCGATATCGCAAACAACGTCGGCGCTCAAATGCCAGTTCTGAATACGCTTCCGCAATTGATATATTCGGAAGACCTGCCGGTTCTCCATCCAAAATTCTGTAGGGACAATGTCGAAAATCATCCAGACTATATTTCAACGCAGGAGATCGTATGGGACGCAATTAAAGACATTGATGGCATGCTGGAAAGGCGCGAGCCGCACCTCACATCGCACTATCCCCATGAGGGCTATGGAATTGGCACTTTGATGAAAGAACAGCGCCCACGTCCCAACACAACCAGATAGAACCAATTCATCTCAAACCAACAGTCAGAGTGATTTGCTCCCCACACACATCTCATCTATTACATGCCCGGATTGACGCCAAAAAGCTAATGTGGAAAAGCTGATTACGCTTTACATAAACAAGGAAGTCGTGGTAGCAGCCATCATCCAGTAAGTTGAAAAGTAATGTCAGCGGAACAGTGGATGTAAAACGACTGGAAACCAGTCATTTCTCACTGTGAAAACCGACAAATAAGATTTGCAATAACGCATTGAATATCTTATCTCTTTCAACACAGCGCCGGTATAGCTCAGTTGGTAGAGCACCTGATTTGTAATCAGGGGGTCGCGGGTTCAAATCCTGCTGCCGGCACCATTTCTCCCACATGCTCATTCATTCTAGGCTTTCGCCTAAAAGACGCTAATTGTTGGTAGTGTAGGTCAAGGTGCATCCAACCAGATCAACCGTGCCCGAGGAAAAGTCGGAAACGGACATAGTGCTGGCATCAGACGGATCTTTGAAGACGGCATAATTCTTCCCCATCCAGGCCCACATGATAAAGGCCCCCACAGGACCATCCGTAAAAAGAGCTTGCGCAAAGGCGTGCACGGCAACGGGAAAGGGCAAATTGATCCGCAAGGTATCTGCAGCCACCAGACTGGACAGATTGATATCGTTGGTGAAGTTGAAATACACCGTCACCTGATCACCTACCTTGCGCCAATGGATCGCCTTATCAGAAATTGCGACCGTATGGCCACTTTCATCGGAGAAAGACGGAACAAAAGCCCCTTCCTGATAGCTGAACAAGTCCCCACCAAGGCCGAATTGAACCTTATCGGGCAATGTTGCTGCTGGGTCTTCTTCCCCTTGCTGTGTCGTAATCGTCCCCATGAAATCCAGACGTGACGGATCATTGGCATCCTGCACCAGATCAGCAAGCAGATTTGCCTTTTTATAGTTGGATCGGAAATAGGCCGACCCGGTGGTTACATGCCCCAGCAAGCCTCCGGCCGTTGTGAACGTCCCCAATTTGAAAACAGTCTGGTTGAGAATATAGGTCGAGATCAGCCGGTCAAAATACCAGTCCTGTCCTCTTTGATCAAAGAAGCGCAGTTGCGCCTCCCCCACCGGGGAGCGGTCCAAAAAGCCAGAGCTCTCCCACTGCCCCCCTGAAACCGAATGCCACATATGGGCGATGCTGACGCCATCATTGCTATAAACTTCGCCATGCAACTTGCATTCGGAAAAGCGCCCGAGCGTGTGCCGATGCACCCCGACAGCAACGCCCGCATAATGCTCGATATGTGCATTGCGGAACAGATAGTCGTTCCCCCCGACCCGCATATCTGGATCGCTGATATCAACAACACAGACCGCAAACTCCTGATCAACAATCTCCCCCGCAATGGCGCGGTCGATTTCGATCCTGTATGGATCGCGCACGGATCTGATCGTAACGATATCCACTTTGTCCGCAGCGGACGGATTGGCCACCCAGATGCGTAGCCCCGCATGGGCGGGAGAAAAGCAGGCCCGATCGGCAACAAGCGTCTTACCGCGTCCAGATGCAATTCGTGGCGCTGCGAAATAGCCTGAGACATCCTTCGCATCCTGCAAAAAGTCGGCAGAAACACGCACGCGCCGCGCATCGACAAATTCTGCGATTGCATATTTTGCCAGAACCCGCTGCCATCGTTGCGCTTTAAAAACACCGCGGCGCCCCAAATAGCCTGCGCTATTTAGAACAAAGTGTTTTCCCACATCTTCAAGATCGAATATGTCGGCATCTGCGGTGAGCGTGGTTCCCGACAGGGTGAAGAGGATTCCGGACGTGTCCTTGAATTTGAAATCGACCCCACAACTCCAGCTTTCCAGATCCTGCACCCGCACATTGGCCAGACGCGCTGTGCGCAAAATGCTGTTGTTGAGCCGGTAAAAGCCAACATCGGTCAAGAAGCTGTTTCCCAATCGGCCAATATGCATGCCCACCGGACCAATTGCATCATCAGGCTGATTATCATGCGGCTGAATGGAAAAGCCGGAAAATTGTACACTGGCCTTACTCTGCAGCAAGGCCATGACACTTCTGGATGCATCGGAAAAATCGGGCCGGATGCGTGTCACCCGCTTGCCATCCCCAGCAAAGCCCCAGCGCGTCTGCAAGGCGCCACCAGACAGGTCAAGCGTGTCTGTGGTGCGGTAATTGCCCGCTGGCAAACGCCCCATCAGTTCATTCTGTCTAAGATAGACAAGCCAGGCATTGAGTGCGCGCGTGTCATCATGCCGATTGTCACTCAGCGCCCCAAAATGATGCGGATAGGGCTCGCCAAAAGGCGCCCATTTCACCCCCATGCGGGAAGTAGCCGCTGTCCCCCGCGCATCTCTTTGAAGCATAAGCTTGCCTACCGGCGTAGCGATGGAGATAAAGGCTTTCTCTTTTGGAACCATCGCTGTTTCCAGATCCCGATGGGAATAATAGTCGCATTCACCGCTTGCGAAATGTTGTTTGAGATCACCAACAGCTCTTCCCCTCGCGCCACGACTGGCTTGGGACATGAGGTCTGAGTCAGAAAGAGATCGCGGATCGGTCATGATTTCACCCGGCAAACCATAGAAGGAAAGAAAGAAGCAGCGTTCGCTTTCCTGTCTATCACAGCAGCGCGTGCCTTTGCCCATGAAATTTCGCACATTGATCAGGCTAACACGCGAAACGAGTGACAAAAACACGGCCCAAGATGGTGCGCGCAGAGAGACCGCCTACCCACACAGACGAAAATATTTCCCATATTGGACTGCAATGAAAATTGGGAAACAAAGACTTTGCGCATTTAGCGTCATACTGCGCAAAATTTTTTAATTCCAAGACCAACAACAGACAACGATATCTTGAGAGAAAAGTGCCCTTCACCCTATTTTGGCTACCAACGAACACCACAATTTGAAGGGCACAAGACCTCATGAGAAAAACACTCCTAGCCGCTGTTGGCGCCGCTTTCCTCCTCACGGCCCCCGCGTCCGCAAGCGACAACGCCCCGAAAGAGATCCTCAACGTCTCCTATGACATTGCGCGTGAGCTCTATGCCGCGATCAACCCCAAGTTCCAGGCCTATTGGAAAGACAAGACCGGTCAGGACATTGAAATCAAGCAGTCCCACGCAGGCTCCTCCAAACAGGCCCGTGCCATCATGCAGGGTCTCAAGGCCGATGTCGTAACCTTCAACCAGGTGCTCGATGTGCAGGTTCTGGCAGACCGTGGCGGCTTTGTTTCCAAAAGCTGGCAGCAGGATCTGCCGAACAACGCCAGCCCTTACTATTCCCTTCCTGCCTTCCTTGTGCGTGAAGGCAACCCGAAGGGTATCAAGGACTGGAGCGATCTGGTGCGCGATGACGTAAAGCTGGTCTTCCCGAACCCCAAAACCTCCGGCAATGCTCGTTACACCTATCTGGCAGCCTATGCCTATGCTCTTGAGCAGAATAGTGGCGATGATGCCAAGGCACGCGAATTTGTCGGCAAGCTGCTCAGCAATGTTGCCGTATTCGATACCGGCGGTCGTGGCGCTACCACCAGCTTCGTTGAACGAGAAATCGGCGATGTGCTGATCACCTTCGAAGCCGAAGTGGAAAATATCCGCGCCAAATATGGCGAAGATGAATATCAGCGCGTTGTGCCGTCCATTTCGCTTCTGGCCGAGTTCCCTGTGGCGCTCGTAAAGAAGGTAGCCGAAAAGCGTGGCAGCGTTGACGTCTCCAAAGCCTACCTGGATTACCTCTACAGCGAAGAAGCACAGGACATCATTGCCTCCTTCAACAACCGCGTTCACAACGAAACCGTCAAGGCGAAATATGCCGAGAACTTCCCTGAAGTCCGTCTTATCCGCGTAGAAGATGTATTCGGCAGCTGGGACAAAGCCAACAAGACCCACTTCGCCGAAGGCGGTGTACTTGATCAGGTCTTCACCGGCAATTGATCCCGCCCAAAGAATGACAAACGCGGCTCGAGGCACCCCACGCTTCGGGCCGCTGTTGTTGCTTCCCCTCAAGACAGGCCAGTGAGATGACACACCTAGATGCAGCGCCGCCCCGCACCTTTCTTAGTTCTTTTCGGCTCAAACGTCATGTCATGCCCGGCTTCTCACTGACGCTGGGCACAAGTCTGCTGTTTGTCTGCTTGATCATCCTGCTGCCGCTCAGTGGTCTCTTCTGGCAAATGAGCCAGTTGGGCCTTGCGGACTATTGGCGCATCATCTCGTCTGAGCGTACCTTGGCCTCTTTCCGCGTAACGATCAGCGCAGCAGCTTTTGCAACGCTCTTTAACGCAGTCTTTGGCTTGCTGCTCGCCTATGTGCTGGTGCGTTACAAGTTCCCCGGCAAACGTCTGCTCGACGCACTGGTGGATCTTCCCTTTGCCTTGCCAACGGCTGTTGCCGGCATCGCGCTGGTCGCCCTTTATGACAAGAATGGCTGGATGGGCACCTTGCTTTCTGCGGTCGGTTTGAAGGTGGCCTACACATGGTGGGGCATTGTGCTAGCCATGATGTTCACCTCGGTGCCCTTTGGCGTTCGCACGGTCCAACCCGTGCTCGAAAGCCTCAAACCGGACGCAGAAGAAGCGGCCCGAACCCTTGGTGCGCGCGACTGGCAGGTTTTTCGCCATATAGTGTTTCCGCAGGTCTGGCCCAGCTTCATCACTGGCGCCTCACTGGCCTTTGCCCGCTCCCTCGGCGAGTTCGGAGCCGTGATTTTCATCGCTGGCAACATGCCCTTCAAGACCGAGATCGCTTCACTGCTGATCATGATCCGGCTTGAAGAATATGACTATCCGGCAGCCAGCGCCATTGCTGGAACAATCCTCTTGATTGCCCTCTTTGTTCTGGTGGCTGCCAATATCGCTCAATCCCGCGCCACCCGGCATTTGCATAAAGGGAGTTCCTGATCATGACGGCTCCATCTCCCACACCGCCCATCACCAACCCTCAGGTGCTGGCGTTGCTGCGTCAGAAGGCGCGCAAACGGGCAGTACTGATCGTCGTGGCACTCCTGTTCGCCGCCCTCGTGATGGCGTTACCGGTCATTGCAATCTTCGCCCGCGCCTTTCAGGAAGGGTTTGAGGTCTATAGTGCCAATATCACGACGCCGGATACCCTGCACGCCATTTGGCTGACAGTGCTCACGGCGCTCATCGTGTTGCCGATCAACCTCATCTACGGCATCGCGGTTTCCTGGGCCATTGTGCATTATCGCTTCCCCGGCAGACGGGCACTACAGATTATCATCGAACTGCCTTTCTCCATCTCACCCATCGTTGCCGGCCTCTGCTACCTGCTGATCTATGGCGCCACCGGCGTTGTAGGCAGTTGGCTGGATGGCTGGGATATCCAGTTGATGTTCAACCTCTTCGGCATCGTGCTGGTCTCCCTGTTCGTCACCTGCCCCTTCGTGGCACGCGAGCTGATCCCGCTGATGGAAATCTCCGGGCAGGATCAGGAAGAAGCCGCCTTGACGCTTGGGGCTACCGGTTGGCAAACCTTCCGCCATGTCACGCTGCCAAAAATCAAATGGGCCCTTCTCTACGGTGC from uncultured Cohaesibacter sp. carries:
- the cysT gene encoding sulfate ABC transporter permease subunit CysT, encoding MTHLDAAPPRTFLSSFRLKRHVMPGFSLTLGTSLLFVCLIILLPLSGLFWQMSQLGLADYWRIISSERTLASFRVTISAAAFATLFNAVFGLLLAYVLVRYKFPGKRLLDALVDLPFALPTAVAGIALVALYDKNGWMGTLLSAVGLKVAYTWWGIVLAMMFTSVPFGVRTVQPVLESLKPDAEEAARTLGARDWQVFRHIVFPQVWPSFITGASLAFARSLGEFGAVIFIAGNMPFKTEIASLLIMIRLEEYDYPAASAIAGTILLIALFVLVAANIAQSRATRHLHKGSS
- the cysW gene encoding sulfate ABC transporter permease subunit CysW, translated to MTAPSPTPPITNPQVLALLRQKARKRAVLIVVALLFAALVMALPVIAIFARAFQEGFEVYSANITTPDTLHAIWLTVLTALIVLPINLIYGIAVSWAIVHYRFPGRRALQIIIELPFSISPIVAGLCYLLIYGATGVVGSWLDGWDIQLMFNLFGIVLVSLFVTCPFVARELIPLMEISGQDQEEAALTLGATGWQTFRHVTLPKIKWALLYGAILANARVIGEFGAVSVVSGNIRGETMTLPLQVQLLYNDYNATGAFAAATVLTGIAVITLVLRSTIEARHPHEHA
- the cysP gene encoding thiosulfate ABC transporter substrate-binding protein CysP, with the translated sequence MRKTLLAAVGAAFLLTAPASASDNAPKEILNVSYDIARELYAAINPKFQAYWKDKTGQDIEIKQSHAGSSKQARAIMQGLKADVVTFNQVLDVQVLADRGGFVSKSWQQDLPNNASPYYSLPAFLVREGNPKGIKDWSDLVRDDVKLVFPNPKTSGNARYTYLAAYAYALEQNSGDDAKAREFVGKLLSNVAVFDTGGRGATTSFVEREIGDVLITFEAEVENIRAKYGEDEYQRVVPSISLLAEFPVALVKKVAEKRGSVDVSKAYLDYLYSEEAQDIIASFNNRVHNETVKAKYAENFPEVRLIRVEDVFGSWDKANKTHFAEGGVLDQVFTGN